In a genomic window of Streptomyces capillispiralis:
- a CDS encoding RRQRL motif-containing zinc-binding protein, translating into MADQDQDLLDVDPYDPGDGSLLVFRWKQAGRDNLATRRQLREMGLRPGGQEPVARIECRGGKRFAWLYRIDLAKPKRPMTLAKEAALDKAMAARQTCGTCRRRYFHCLPLKTLGSCLECFDGTPADPASYIAPPAKHLLAS; encoded by the coding sequence ATGGCCGACCAGGACCAGGACCTGCTCGACGTCGACCCGTACGACCCCGGCGACGGCTCCTTACTGGTCTTCCGGTGGAAGCAGGCCGGGCGCGACAACCTCGCCACCCGCCGCCAACTGCGGGAGATGGGACTGCGCCCCGGCGGCCAAGAGCCCGTCGCCCGGATCGAGTGCCGCGGCGGCAAGCGCTTCGCATGGCTGTACCGGATCGACCTGGCGAAGCCGAAGCGCCCGATGACCCTCGCGAAGGAAGCCGCGCTCGACAAGGCCATGGCCGCACGCCAGACGTGCGGCACCTGCCGCCGGCGCTACTTCCACTGCCTCCCGCTGAAGACCTTGGGGTCCTGCCTGGAGTGCTTCGACGGCACGCCCGCCGACCCCGCCTCCTACATCGCTCCCCCGGCCAAGCACCTGCTTGCTTCCTAA
- a CDS encoding pRL2-8 yields the protein MASAKATDPPRGQCTQCWFHAYASREAHAGLGPREDCPQCVDHMKGGHPAHMIVR from the coding sequence ATGGCGAGCGCGAAGGCGACGGACCCGCCCCGGGGGCAGTGCACGCAGTGCTGGTTCCACGCGTACGCCAGCCGCGAGGCCCACGCCGGGCTCGGTCCGCGCGAGGACTGCCCGCAGTGCGTGGACCACATGAAAGGCGGCCACCCCGCCCACATGATCGTCCGCTGA